CGAGCGCGAGCGCTTGACCCTGATCGTCGCCGACACCGCCGCCAGCCTGTATTTCGGTACCCGCGTGCGCTTCAAGTCGGTGCAGGCGGCGCGCGCCGGTGCCATCGCGGCCTGGGCGGCGACACGCGACGGCGACCGCGTCGCGGCGCTGCGCGGCTCCACGATCGAGCCACCGGTTTCCCCGGCCGGCGGCGCCCGTGGCGCGCTGCGGGTGATCGAGGCGCTGGCCCGCTGGTACGCCGCGCCGCCCGATGACGACAAGGGCCTGGCGGTCGCCCTGGACCATGCCCAGCGGGTGGTGCGTCCAGGCTCGCGGGTGCTGGTGCTGGCCGATCCCGCCAGCGTCGCGGCCATGCCCGCGTCGCGCTGGACCGCGCTGGCGCGCCACCAGGAGGTGGTCCTGCTGCTGTTGACCGATCCGCTTGAAGCGGATCCGCCGCGCGCAGTGCTGCCGTTCCAAGGGGAAGGCGGTCGGGTCGAGGTCGATCTTGCCGGCGATGCGGCGCGGCAGCGCTGGGACGCCGAGTTCTCCGCTCCGGTGCAGATGGCGTTGAAGACCCTGCCGACCCGCGGCGTGCGGGTACATGTCCTGTCCAGCGATGCCCCCAGCGAATCCTGGCTCGCCCTGCAGAACCGACGTCCCGCGCTGGTTGCGTGATGCAGGATCCGACACTGCTGCTGCGCGATATCCATCAGCCGCCGGCGCCGCCGTTCTGGCCGCCGGCGCCCGGATGGTGGCTGTTGGCCGGTGCAGTCCTGCTGGTGCTGGGCATCGTGATGGGGCTGCGTTGGAAGCGCGCGCGGCGGCGGCGGGAAATCGCAGCGATCTTCGACAATGCGTTGGATGAGGCGGCAACCCCGACCGCCGAAGTGGCTGCGATCTCCCAGCTTCTGCGCCGTGCCGCGCGCCGCATCGATCCGGAAGCGGACCGCCTGCAGGGCGATGCATGGCTGGCATTTCTCGATCGCCCGGCTGGGAACACCCGTCGCAGCCGGAAAGCGAGCGCGACGGACGGTGGGTTCGGGGGTGCACCGGGTCGCCTTCTGCTGGAGGGCGCGTTCCGGCCCGAGGTCGACCCGGCCGATGTCGCAACGTTGCGCTCGCTGGCACGTGCGCGGTTCCAGCAGTGGATGCTGGACCAATGAGCGGCCTGCTGGCGAATACCGTGGGCGCGTGGCTGGATGGTTTCGCTTGGCCGTGGTTGTTGCTGGCGTTGCCATTGCCGTGGCTGGCGCGCCGGGTGCTCCCCGCCCGGCGGAGTTCGGCGCCCGCCCTGGCGGTGCCCTTCGGTGATCGCCTCGCCGGCATTGGTGCGGCCGCCGCCGGCAGCGGCCGCAGCGCTGGCACCTGGTTGGCATGGGCGGCATGGGTCTTGCTCTGCCTGGCGGTGGCGCGACCGCAACAGGTCGGCGAGGCGGTCATGCCGCCGCAATCGGGGCGCGAGATGATGGTCGCGCTGGATCTTTCCGGCAGCATGAGCGAGCCCGACATGATGCTCGGCGGGCGCCGGGTGGACCGGTTGACTGCGGCCAAGGCGGTGCTGTCGGACTTCCTCGATCACCGCGAAGGCGATCGGGTGGGTTTGCTGGTGTTTGGCCAGCGCGCGTATGTGCTGGCGCCACCGACGCTGGATCTGGCGACGGTACGCCAACAGCTCGGCGACAGCGTGGTCGGACTGGCCGGTCGGGAGACCGCGATCGGCGACGGCATCGGCCTGGCGGTAAAGCGCCTGGTCAGCGGCGCGGAGGATCGCGAGTCCGGCGCGCACGTGCTGATCCTGCTCACCGACGGCGTCAACAACGCGGGGATGCTGGAACCGCTGAAGGCTGCTGAGCTGGCAAGCGACGCTGGTGTGCGTGTCTACACCGTCGCCTTCGGCGGTGATGGCGCGATGTCGGTGTTCGGGTTCCAGCTGCCGGTTCCCGCCGGCGAGGACGAGGTCGATGAGGCAACGCTCACGCAGATCGCTGAAAGCACCGGCGGGCGGTTCTTCCGCGCCCGTGACACCGCCCAACTGGCCGGCATATACGCCGAAATCGACCGGTTGGAGCCGATCCGGCAACCGGGTGAAGCGTTGAGGCCGCGGATCGAACGCTACCAGTGGCCCCTGGGCGCGGCGCTCGGCTTGGGCTTGCT
The genomic region above belongs to Lysobacter avium and contains:
- a CDS encoding DUF58 domain-containing protein, whose product is MSDGVIPAIEELVALRAAVTGRRTPRRGSHGGSQAISPMRGRGMEYAESREYAAGDDARHIDWRVTARTGRAHTKLYQAERERLTLIVADTAASLYFGTRVRFKSVQAARAGAIAAWAATRDGDRVAALRGSTIEPPVSPAGGARGALRVIEALARWYAAPPDDDKGLAVALDHAQRVVRPGSRVLVLADPASVAAMPASRWTALARHQEVVLLLLTDPLEADPPRAVLPFQGEGGRVEVDLAGDAARQRWDAEFSAPVQMALKTLPTRGVRVHVLSSDAPSESWLALQNRRPALVA
- a CDS encoding DUF4381 family protein → MQDPTLLLRDIHQPPAPPFWPPAPGWWLLAGAVLLVLGIVMGLRWKRARRRREIAAIFDNALDEAATPTAEVAAISQLLRRAARRIDPEADRLQGDAWLAFLDRPAGNTRRSRKASATDGGFGGAPGRLLLEGAFRPEVDPADVATLRSLARARFQQWMLDQ
- a CDS encoding vWA domain-containing protein — translated: MSGLLANTVGAWLDGFAWPWLLLALPLPWLARRVLPARRSSAPALAVPFGDRLAGIGAAAAGSGRSAGTWLAWAAWVLLCLAVARPQQVGEAVMPPQSGREMMVALDLSGSMSEPDMMLGGRRVDRLTAAKAVLSDFLDHREGDRVGLLVFGQRAYVLAPPTLDLATVRQQLGDSVVGLAGRETAIGDGIGLAVKRLVSGAEDRESGAHVLILLTDGVNNAGMLEPLKAAELASDAGVRVYTVAFGGDGAMSVFGFQLPVPAGEDEVDEATLTQIAESTGGRFFRARDTAQLAGIYAEIDRLEPIRQPGEALRPRIERYQWPLGAALGLGLLGFAAPRRRPS